AGGCGGGTGTCGCGGGCGGCCCAGCGCCCGGCCAGGATCTGGGTGGGGGTGTCCTCCCAGAGCACCTCGTTCATGGCCTGGCCGATGCTGTGCCTGCCGCCGCCCAGCGCGGCGGCGAACCGGTCGTCGGTGAGCATCAGGCGCACCGAGTTGCCGATCCAGTCCGCGGTGGGCAGGTGCCCGGCTGCGGTGACCGCCATCAGGTCGAGCACGTACTCCTCGTCGGTGAACGTGTCGTGATGGGCGAGCATCCGGGTGACCAGGTCGTCGCCGCGGCGGCCGCGCGCCAGCGCGAGCAACCGGCCCATCTGCTCACCGAAGGCCAGGTGCGCCGACTGCGCGTCGGCGCCGCCGTCGGCCAGCGCCTTCATCGTCCAGGCCAGGTGCGGGCCGTCCTCGGCGGGGAAACCGAGCACCGAGGCCAGTGCGAGCACCGGCAGCGGCTCGGCGTATTCGGCCACCAGGTCGGCGCGCCCGCGCCCGCAGAAACCGTCGATGAGCCGGTCGGCGAGGTCTTCCACGGTGCGGCGCAGCGCGAACGGGTCCACCGCGTCCAGGGCGGGTTCGACCATCGCCAGGTGCCTGCGGTGTTCGGCGCCCGCGGTGAAGTAGATCGAGGGCATCGGCCTGCCGACCATCGGCAGCAGCGGCCAGTCCTCGGCGATGTTCGGCCACTGGTTCCACCGGCCGACATCGCGGGGGAACAGCTCCGGGTCGCTGGTGACCTGGTGCAGCTCGCGATAACCGATCACCAGCCAGGCCGGGATGCCGCCGACCAGTTCGACCGGGACGACCGGGCCGTGGTCGCGGCGCATCCGGCTGTAGAGGTCGTGCGGGTCGCCGTGGAAAACGGGGCCGTTCAGCGGTACCGCGTTCCGGTGCGCGGGGCAGCCACCCGGGGCGGTGGTGAGATCGGGGACGTTCACGCCGG
This sequence is a window from Nocardia farcinica. Protein-coding genes within it:
- a CDS encoding cytochrome P450, with amino-acid sequence MNVPDLTTAPGGCPAHRNAVPLNGPVFHGDPHDLYSRMRRDHGPVVPVELVGGIPAWLVIGYRELHQVTSDPELFPRDVGRWNQWPNIAEDWPLLPMVGRPMPSIYFTAGAEHRRHLAMVEPALDAVDPFALRRTVEDLADRLIDGFCGRGRADLVAEYAEPLPVLALASVLGFPAEDGPHLAWTMKALADGGADAQSAHLAFGEQMGRLLALARGRRGDDLVTRMLAHHDTFTDEEYVLDLMAVTAAGHLPTADWIGNSVRLMLTDDRFAAALGGGRHSIGQAMNEVLWEDTPTQILAGRWAARDTRLGDQVIRSGDMLLLGLAAANADPHVRQFAGAGAEPAQTGNSAHFAFSHGEYRCPFPAQQMAEVIARTAIEVLLDRLPDIDLAVAVPDLTRRPSPFLRGMVSLPVHFTPVPAVGGFS